A window of the Calditerricola satsumensis genome harbors these coding sequences:
- a CDS encoding sugar phosphate nucleotidyltransferase, with product MEDVAVLILAGGRGSRFWPLSRPACPKPFLTFFGRRSLLQATYDRAIRAFPTAPVFVVTERRLVPLVRQQLPELPDGRIIAEPVGRDTAPCIGWTVLQIGRRLGGDPVLVTLPSDHYVGDDAAFSAALRDAVRAASTGNRVVTLGVRPTRPETGYGYLIDEAEPEGAAHRVRRFVEKPPLERARRMLRMDCSTRGCANCGASSSQADTSSSPRTAQPFSRI from the coding sequence ATGGAAGACGTGGCCGTTTTGATTTTGGCCGGCGGGCGCGGCAGCCGCTTTTGGCCCCTCAGCCGCCCCGCGTGTCCCAAGCCGTTCTTGACCTTTTTCGGCAGGCGCAGCCTGCTGCAGGCCACCTACGATCGGGCGATCCGGGCCTTTCCGACGGCGCCCGTCTTCGTGGTGACCGAAAGGCGCCTCGTTCCCCTTGTGCGCCAGCAACTGCCGGAACTGCCGGACGGCCGCATCATCGCCGAACCGGTGGGCCGCGACACGGCACCGTGCATCGGGTGGACCGTCCTGCAGATCGGGCGGCGCCTGGGCGGCGACCCCGTGCTCGTGACGCTCCCCTCCGATCACTACGTCGGAGATGACGCGGCCTTTTCCGCGGCCCTGCGGGATGCGGTTCGCGCAGCGTCGACAGGAAACCGGGTGGTGACGCTGGGCGTTCGCCCCACCCGCCCGGAAACGGGCTACGGGTACCTGATCGACGAGGCGGAGCCGGAGGGGGCGGCACACCGCGTGCGCCGGTTCGTTGAAAAGCCGCCTCTGGAACGGGCCCGGCGCATGCTGCGCATGGACTGCAGCACGCGTGGCTGCGCGAACTGCGGCGCGTCCTCAAGCCAGGCGGATACTTCCTCTTCACCACGCACGGCACAGCCTTTCTCCCGTATTTAA
- a CDS encoding phosphoglucomutase/phosphomannomutase family protein, giving the protein MIRFGTDGWRDRIGEGFTLDNVRRVVTGIARHLVHALGRTDGTVVVGYDGRFLSAEAAEEASRTLASCGLRVYLAQAMLPTPLVSFAVRHLGADLGVMVTASHNPPVWNGIKIKSARGSSLDPATAAAIEAIANNLDAGDVPPAAQRAAARVQTFDPFDAYRAHVAARLDLEAIARWGGTVVADAMYGSAQGLLPRLLAPAGVAVREIRNRYNPGFDRVPPEPIERHLGPLREAVLRDKANVGLAFDGDGDRLGVVDERGRCLTAHEVFAALLAYLVEHKGQRGTVVKTVSVTAMVDRICAAHGLPLVVTPVGFKHIAAHMERGDVLMGGEESGGYGFRGHVPDRDGLFAALLVLEMLARTGMPLAELVERLHRTYGPHRFRREDIPLARPVAIGAAEASEALRLARARYGAQRGETLDGIKLWYGEEWLLIRPSGTEPLVRLYAEAATDDGVARYLAMGRDLLARLWPDAARQRT; this is encoded by the coding sequence ATGATTCGCTTTGGAACCGACGGCTGGCGCGATCGCATCGGCGAGGGGTTCACGCTGGACAACGTCCGCCGCGTGGTGACGGGGATTGCCCGCCACCTCGTGCACGCCCTGGGCCGCACCGACGGTACAGTGGTCGTCGGCTACGACGGGCGTTTTTTGTCGGCGGAGGCGGCCGAAGAGGCGAGCCGCACGCTGGCTTCCTGCGGGCTGCGCGTCTACCTGGCGCAGGCCATGCTCCCCACGCCGCTGGTCTCCTTCGCCGTGCGCCACCTTGGCGCCGATCTGGGCGTCATGGTGACGGCCAGCCACAATCCGCCGGTGTGGAACGGGATCAAGATCAAGTCCGCCCGCGGTTCGTCACTGGATCCGGCGACCGCCGCGGCCATCGAGGCAATTGCCAACAACCTCGACGCCGGCGACGTGCCGCCTGCGGCGCAGCGCGCAGCCGCCCGCGTGCAAACCTTCGATCCTTTTGACGCCTACCGGGCCCACGTGGCGGCGCGCCTTGACCTGGAGGCCATCGCCCGCTGGGGCGGCACGGTGGTGGCCGATGCGATGTACGGCTCGGCCCAAGGGCTTTTGCCGCGGCTGCTTGCGCCGGCGGGCGTCGCCGTCCGCGAGATCCGCAACCGGTACAACCCGGGCTTTGACCGCGTGCCGCCGGAGCCGATCGAGCGGCATTTGGGGCCGCTGCGGGAGGCGGTGCTCCGCGACAAGGCGAATGTGGGGCTGGCCTTCGACGGCGACGGCGACCGGCTCGGCGTGGTCGACGAGCGCGGGCGGTGCTTAACGGCGCACGAGGTGTTCGCCGCCTTGCTCGCCTACCTGGTCGAGCACAAGGGGCAGCGGGGAACGGTGGTCAAGACGGTTTCCGTCACGGCGATGGTCGATCGCATTTGCGCGGCCCACGGCCTGCCCCTTGTGGTGACGCCGGTGGGGTTCAAGCACATCGCCGCCCACATGGAGCGGGGGGACGTGCTGATGGGGGGCGAGGAAAGCGGGGGATACGGCTTCCGCGGGCACGTACCGGACCGCGACGGCCTTTTTGCCGCGCTGCTCGTGTTGGAGATGCTCGCCCGCACCGGGATGCCGCTGGCCGAGCTGGTGGAGCGGCTGCACCGAACCTACGGCCCGCACCGCTTTCGTCGCGAGGACATTCCGCTGGCGCGCCCGGTGGCCATCGGCGCCGCGGAGGCCAGCGAGGCGCTGCGCCTGGCGAGGGCCCGATACGGAGCGCAGCGCGGGGAAACCCTGGACGGCATCAAGCTGTGGTATGGCGAAGAGTGGCTGCTCATTCGGCCGTCCGGCACCGAGCCGCTGGTGCGGCTGTACGCCGAGGCGGCCACCGACGACGGCGTCGCCCGCTACCTGGCGATGGGGAGGGATCTGCTCGCGCGCCTGTGGCCGGATGCCGCACGACAACGGACGTAG
- a CDS encoding glycosyltransferase, with amino-acid sequence MGYAGSATHAADLRLLEGVLAELAARHAGRVAFCFYGCVTPALRRLTGTVLPPTGHFYRYLQRLAALRIAVGVAPLVSHPFNACKSPVKHLEYTFAGIPGVYAALPPYTATVRHGSTGFLAALPEEWAAGVERLVTDAPLRRAMAEAAWAACFGPEGRRRLEDDRAAYLARLEDLVNRR; translated from the coding sequence GTGGGGTACGCCGGGTCGGCTACCCACGCGGCCGATCTGCGCCTGCTCGAGGGGGTGCTCGCCGAATTGGCCGCGCGGCATGCCGGTCGCGTCGCCTTTTGCTTTTACGGATGCGTGACCCCGGCCTTGCGTCGGCTAACCGGTACGGTGCTGCCGCCGACAGGCCATTTTTACCGGTACCTGCAGCGGCTCGCCGCCCTTCGCATCGCCGTCGGCGTGGCGCCGCTCGTCTCCCATCCGTTCAACGCGTGCAAGTCACCGGTGAAGCACCTCGAGTACACCTTTGCCGGCATCCCCGGCGTCTACGCCGCGCTCCCACCCTACACGGCGACGGTGCGCCACGGCTCGACCGGCTTCCTGGCCGCATTGCCGGAGGAATGGGCCGCGGGCGTCGAGCGGCTGGTGACCGACGCCCCGTTGCGCCGCGCGATGGCCGAGGCGGCCTGGGCGGCGTGTTTCGGCCCCGAGGGGCGAAGGCGGCTGGAAGACGACCGCGCGGCGTACCTGGCGCGGCTTGAGGACCTGGTGAACAGGAGGTGA
- a CDS encoding glycosyltransferase family 4 protein: MVGLPLYVLPLGDERTASSRARVYALLPYLQKAGVDCRVLSPYDPEALAPVLDSCAKTPTLIIQKRLLDDRWRHRLVRAGVRLVFDLDDAYFAYAPTESPDRPAHRLRVAARRRHLARMVQASAVTVCGNAFLAAYAHRLGAKAAVIPTCLDLAAYPQKAPAPPPAVPVIGWIGSATNLPYLEVVRPALSALCRRGVPFVFSVVCDRAPDWPDLPVRFVPWTASGWSAALRSFDIGVMPLFSDDWARGKCGFKLLEYLATGIPAVASPVGVNGDIVRHGENGFLAAASGEWEACLERLLVDPALRRRIGEAGRRTVEERFTADRAAAQWLALLRQEGFT, translated from the coding sequence GTGGTCGGGCTGCCCCTTTACGTCCTCCCGCTCGGCGATGAACGAACCGCCAGCTCGCGCGCCCGCGTCTACGCCTTGCTTCCGTATCTGCAAAAGGCCGGCGTCGACTGCCGGGTGCTCTCCCCTTACGATCCAGAGGCGCTCGCGCCCGTGCTCGATTCCTGCGCCAAAACGCCGACCCTCATCATCCAGAAGCGCCTGCTGGACGACCGCTGGCGACACCGGCTGGTTCGGGCGGGCGTTCGTCTCGTGTTCGACCTCGACGACGCCTACTTTGCCTATGCGCCGACCGAATCACCCGACCGTCCCGCCCATCGCCTGCGCGTGGCCGCGCGCCGGCGGCATCTGGCGCGGATGGTGCAGGCAAGCGCCGTTACCGTCTGCGGCAACGCCTTTCTGGCCGCCTACGCGCACCGCCTGGGAGCCAAGGCCGCCGTCATTCCCACGTGCCTCGACCTGGCGGCGTACCCGCAAAAAGCCCCCGCGCCGCCGCCGGCGGTGCCGGTGATCGGCTGGATCGGCAGCGCCACCAACCTGCCCTATCTGGAGGTCGTGCGCCCGGCGCTTTCTGCGCTGTGCCGCCGCGGCGTCCCGTTCGTCTTTTCCGTCGTCTGCGACCGCGCGCCGGACTGGCCGGACCTCCCCGTGCGGTTTGTGCCGTGGACGGCAAGCGGCTGGTCGGCGGCCCTGCGCTCGTTTGACATCGGGGTGATGCCCCTCTTTTCCGATGACTGGGCGCGCGGAAAATGCGGGTTCAAATTGCTCGAGTACCTGGCGACCGGCATCCCGGCCGTCGCCTCGCCCGTCGGGGTCAACGGCGATATCGTCCGCCACGGGGAAAACGGGTTTCTCGCCGCCGCCTCCGGCGAGTGGGAAGCGTGCTTGGAGCGGCTCCTGGTCGATCCGGCCCTGCGCCGGCGTATAGGCGAAGCCGGGCGCCGCACGGTGGAAGAACGCTTCACGGCAGACCGCGCAGCCGCGCAGTGGCTTGCGCTGCTGCGCCAGGAGGGGTTCACATGA
- a CDS encoding glycosyltransferase, with the protein MNGTPRVTVIIPAKNEGPHLAQTVAGVLKAQTAVPFTVLVVDDGSTDGGTDALAPYRESGQVAVHRTSGLGLANARNLGATLAATPYLVFLDGHVFVHDHWLDPLIALLEAGTADAVCPAVYAHNRPRRVGFGVTFDGRLRYTWLPRQGTGPYAVPVIPGCAFAIKTAAFRAVRGCNERFRTWGFTDIELSLKLWLFGFRLFVHPGVRVGHVFRAGHPYPVPPEHVNANLLVLAYCHFSEPRIAKAEALVREAPYGERLIRAVRSSDVWAARAWYLANRTHNDDWYMERFGIPF; encoded by the coding sequence ATGAACGGCACGCCGCGGGTGACCGTCATCATCCCCGCCAAAAATGAAGGACCGCATCTGGCACAAACCGTCGCCGGGGTCCTCAAGGCGCAGACGGCGGTCCCCTTCACCGTTCTCGTCGTCGACGACGGCTCGACGGACGGCGGAACCGACGCCCTCGCGCCATACCGGGAAAGCGGTCAGGTGGCCGTCCATCGCACTTCCGGACTGGGGCTCGCCAACGCGCGCAACCTGGGGGCGACGCTGGCCGCCACGCCGTACCTCGTCTTTCTCGACGGCCACGTGTTCGTCCACGATCATTGGCTGGACCCGCTGATTGCCCTCCTCGAAGCCGGAACGGCCGATGCCGTCTGCCCGGCGGTCTACGCCCACAACCGCCCGCGGCGTGTGGGCTTTGGCGTCACCTTTGACGGCCGGCTCCGGTACACGTGGCTGCCGCGCCAGGGGACCGGGCCCTATGCCGTTCCGGTCATTCCCGGATGCGCTTTCGCCATCAAAACCGCCGCGTTTCGGGCCGTAAGAGGATGCAACGAGCGCTTCCGCACATGGGGCTTCACCGACATCGAGCTGTCCCTTAAGCTGTGGCTCTTCGGCTTTCGCTTGTTTGTTCACCCCGGGGTGCGCGTGGGCCATGTGTTTCGCGCCGGCCATCCGTATCCCGTCCCGCCGGAACACGTGAACGCGAACCTGCTCGTGCTGGCCTACTGCCATTTTTCCGAGCCCCGCATTGCCAAGGCCGAGGCGCTGGTACGCGAGGCCCCCTATGGCGAGCGGCTGATCCGCGCCGTGCGGTCCAGCGACGTCTGGGCGGCACGCGCGTGGTACCTGGCCAACCGGACGCACAACGACGATTGGTACATGGAACGCTTTGGCATCCCCTTCTGA
- a CDS encoding DUF485 domain-containing protein, producing the protein MNQNARTNEGHEPLEAKKPGLLSDREWEEVARDETFRHLVAEKKRFIVPATIFFLVYYFTFIVMIGFFKFLNTKIFASVNWAHVFALSQFFMAWTIAILYARKASRFDQLAASISQRLSRRT; encoded by the coding sequence ATGAACCAAAACGCGCGTACCAACGAGGGACATGAACCGCTGGAAGCAAAGAAACCGGGTCTCCTATCCGACCGGGAGTGGGAGGAGGTGGCACGCGACGAAACGTTTCGCCATCTGGTCGCAGAAAAAAAACGGTTCATCGTTCCGGCCACGATCTTTTTCCTGGTGTACTACTTCACGTTCATCGTGATGATCGGGTTCTTCAAGTTCCTGAACACAAAAATCTTTGCCAGCGTCAACTGGGCCCACGTGTTTGCCTTGTCCCAATTTTTTATGGCCTGGACGATCGCCATCCTCTACGCCCGCAAAGCCAGCCGCTTCGACCAGTTGGCTGCCTCCATTTCCCAACGCCTGTCGAGGCGAACGTAA